From the genome of Alcanivorax sp.:
GGCGCGCTCGGGCTTGAGGGCATACCACTCGGACTGAATATCCCCCTGTGCCCGATAGAACCGCGCCACCGCTGGATCCTTCGGCATCAGCTCGGCGACCTTGTCAGTGAATTCCCGGTGGGAGTAGTAATCAGGCCAGGCCAGCATGTAACGCAGCTGTTCCGACAAGGCGAGAGGCTCGCCGTTATCTGCAGCGCGCTGCAGCCAGCGCATTACGGACGGGTCATGCTCTGCGCTGGTGGCATTGGCCTTGATCAGCGTCGCCACACGCAAACAGTAAGCGCCATCCAGGGTCACATCCCCTTCCAGCGCCTGCATCATCGCCACAAACCGTTCCGGCTGCTGGTTTTTCCAAAGCATGTCCTGCAGGTACTCCACAGCGCGAGGGTCACGATGCAGCGCCTTGCCATAGAGCATCTCAGCCTGGGAAAACTGTTCACGATGCTGGGCGTAACGCCCGGCATAGGTTTCGAAGTAGCAGTCGATGACGCAGCTACGACGATAGAGCCGCAGCCACTCCTGCCACTGACTGTCGTTAGCCGCCCCCGGATAAAGCGCAACAATATCCAGCGCCAGCTGCAGGTCTTCCGTGCTTTCCCGTGGGCGCAACGGCTCCAGCAATTCGCGCGCGCGCGTTTCGCCGAACGCCAGGCTGCCCTGGTAACGTTTGAAGAGCCGCAGGCTGGCAGGGCCAGCTCGATAGTCATGCTGGCGCCAGGCGCGCTGGTACCACTCCATGGCCTCTGACGGATCCGTGCCCTGATCGCTCGCCAGCAGCTTGCCGTACTCCACCTGGGCCGCCGAGTCTCCTGCCTCAGCCAGCTCTCGCAACTGGTCACGAGCCAGAGAAGTATTGCCCTGGGCCAGCAGATAGCGGGCGGTGCTGGTGTCCGCCGGCATCTGGCAACCGGCCAATGCTGCGGCCAGGCAAAGAATCAGAGTACGGGTAACCATGCCGGATGCACCGTGACGCTGACGGG
Proteins encoded in this window:
- a CDS encoding sel1 repeat family protein, which codes for MVTRTLILCLAAALAGCQMPADTSTARYLLAQGNTSLARDQLRELAEAGDSAAQVEYGKLLASDQGTDPSEAMEWYQRAWRQHDYRAGPASLRLFKRYQGSLAFGETRARELLEPLRPRESTEDLQLALDIVALYPGAANDSQWQEWLRLYRRSCVIDCYFETYAGRYAQHREQFSQAEMLYGKALHRDPRAVEYLQDMLWKNQQPERFVAMMQALEGDVTLDGAYCLRVATLIKANATSAEHDPSVMRWLQRAADNGEPLALSEQLRYMLAWPDYYSHREFTDKVAELMPKDPAVARFYRAQGDIQSEWYALKPERARDDLEVLVEQGMAQALMALGSLYERGFLGEADMEKAVTYYARAAQAGIAQGDEALSRLYLTGRGMMRDPIKAYAHKQASKVLLPRTAREEARETLVLPESLQPAGEQAAEKLVAQRRRWLEEQFHVAITQ